Proteins found in one Campylobacter canadensis genomic segment:
- a CDS encoding 1-deoxy-D-xylulose-5-phosphate reductoisomerase, whose amino-acid sequence MSIFGSTGTIGVNTLKVLKNSDIQIECLAANKNYELLNEQIQEYKPKLVFANKDILHLIKHKEAYDINELERHFASLKSDGIVNAIVAFAGLKLSLLTQKYNKKLYLANKESLLVAGKFLDTSKISPIDSEHSALAALLRSVAYPKKITITASGGTFFKQEDCKNLKAKDALKHPNWQMGAKITIDSATMANKLFELVEAKHLYKDLELDALIEPSSLIHAFCECKNNSITAYFSVPDMKLSIANALFKEDSKAHCNALDLLKIKNLSLYEIDEKKYPIYSLKNELLKNLDLGVIINAANEVYVEKYLKDECGYYDIYYAIMKALDKFCTCKIDTIEDVFTIDNKVRGFLNG is encoded by the coding sequence ATTAGTATTTTTGGCTCAACTGGAACAATAGGAGTTAATACTCTTAAAGTTTTAAAAAATAGTGATATACAAATAGAATGCCTTGCTGCAAATAAAAACTATGAGCTATTAAATGAGCAAATACAAGAATATAAACCAAAATTAGTTTTTGCTAATAAAGATATTTTACACTTGATAAAACATAAAGAAGCCTATGATATAAATGAACTTGAAAGACATTTTGCTAGTTTAAAAAGTGATGGAATTGTTAATGCTATTGTAGCTTTTGCAGGTTTAAAACTAAGCCTTTTAACTCAAAAATACAATAAAAAATTATATTTAGCAAATAAAGAAAGTTTATTGGTTGCAGGAAAATTTTTAGATACAAGTAAAATAAGTCCAATTGATAGCGAACACAGTGCTTTAGCTGCTTTATTAAGAAGTGTTGCTTATCCTAAAAAAATAACAATCACAGCTAGTGGCGGCACCTTTTTTAAACAAGAAGATTGCAAGAATTTAAAAGCAAAAGATGCCTTAAAGCACCCAAATTGGCAAATGGGCGCAAAAATAACAATTGACAGTGCCACTATGGCAAATAAGCTTTTTGAGCTTGTAGAAGCAAAACATTTGTACAAAGATTTAGAGCTTGATGCTTTAATTGAGCCTAGCTCGTTAATACACGCATTTTGTGAGTGTAAAAATAATTCTATTACAGCATATTTTAGTGTGCCTGATATGAAGTTAAGTATTGCAAATGCGCTTTTTAAAGAAGATAGTAAAGCTCATTGTAATGCACTTGATTTATTAAAAATAAAAAATTTATCATTATATGAAATTGATGAGAAAAAATATCCAATATATTCTTTAAAAAATGAACTCCTTAAGAATTTAGACCTAGGGGTAATTATAAATGCCGCAAATGAAGTTTATGTAGAAAAATATTTAAAAGATGAGTGCGGATATTATGATATTTATTATGCAATTAT
- a CDS encoding phosphatidate cytidylyltransferase, whose product MNEKIKTGIIFAVILLLVVFLNNKILWLVLFALAMIFALKEANNLFKTDTKIFYAVISIVLTFVSDKALYSAIFVLILQASYIAYKQEDLKQLASTIYAIVGISFIYEIYLSYGLNALIWVLLCTVLCDSFAYFVGRAFGKHKFCPTSPNKTIEGVIGGVLISTVLSALFACFAQNLSFYSCLMISFLMAFFSVFGDLFESYLKRLANVKDSANLFPGHGGVLDRLDALIFASVILVIFI is encoded by the coding sequence ATGAATGAAAAAATAAAAACAGGAATTATTTTTGCGGTAATTTTACTGCTTGTAGTTTTTCTAAACAATAAAATTTTATGGCTTGTGCTTTTTGCGTTAGCTATGATTTTTGCTTTAAAAGAAGCAAACAATTTATTTAAAACAGATACTAAAATATTTTATGCTGTAATTAGCATTGTTTTGACCTTTGTGAGCGATAAGGCGCTTTATTCTGCAATTTTTGTACTTATTTTACAAGCAAGTTACATTGCTTATAAGCAAGAAGATTTAAAACAACTAGCAAGTACTATTTATGCAATAGTAGGTATAAGTTTTATTTATGAAATTTATCTTTCTTATGGTTTAAATGCTTTAATTTGGGTGCTTTTATGTACGGTGCTTTGTGATAGTTTTGCTTATTTTGTTGGGAGAGCTTTTGGTAAGCATAAATTCTGTCCAACAAGTCCAAATAAAACTATTGAAGGTGTAATAGGCGGTGTATTAATAAGTACGGTTTTATCAGCTTTATTTGCTTGTTTTGCTCAGAATTTATCTTTTTATTCTTGCTTGATGATTAGTTTTTTAATGGCATTTTTTTCAGTGTTTGGTGATTTGTTTGAAAGTTATTTAAAAAGACTTGCAAATGTAAAAGATAGTGCAAATTTATTTCCAGGTCATGGCGGTGTTCTTGATAGGCTTGATGCTTTAATTTTTGCAAGTGTAATTTTGGTGATTTTTATATGA
- a CDS encoding NFACT family protein: MNYYDLVQIADYLKKYKKIYKAYRVSDNSICIHFDERLCFDLSKFKSAIYKADFFAKNYNSPFDLMLKKYLFNAKILDINVLKNNRILYFHCELAHAYKKQEFYFVLEFSGRFTNALFLDENKIIISALRYYENARIIKQNEKYIDLKETKISEKYIEIINFEEYFKNKYEEIFSNKLNDIKKQKNANIDKKIQKIQYLLDNLEDEKKLEEKALFEYKKGEILKANLYKIKEYERNFSLENINFNLKNSASIEINSIFKNAKKLKQKAKNINIEKENLQNKIKEFEYTKTAINLAKDEYFLQSFKQKKNDKKINENILNFYLNEYKISVGLNENANIWLLKNSKKDDMWFHLKDLKGAHVIISSNKQKYDIDLIYHAASLCACYSGKKNGNFLVDFTQRKNVKIIEKAYVNYVNYDTIKVFL; this comes from the coding sequence ATGAATTATTATGATTTAGTGCAAATTGCAGATTATTTAAAAAAATATAAAAAAATTTATAAAGCTTATAGAGTTAGTGATAATTCTATTTGTATACATTTTGATGAAAGATTGTGTTTTGATTTAAGTAAATTTAAATCAGCTATTTACAAGGCGGATTTTTTTGCTAAAAATTATAATTCACCTTTTGATTTAATGTTAAAAAAATATCTTTTTAATGCAAAAATTCTTGATATTAATGTCTTAAAAAACAATAGAATTTTATATTTTCATTGTGAATTAGCTCATGCTTATAAAAAGCAAGAATTTTATTTTGTGCTAGAGTTTTCTGGTAGATTTACAAATGCTTTATTCTTAGATGAAAATAAAATTATAATAAGTGCTTTAAGATATTATGAAAATGCAAGAATTATTAAGCAAAATGAAAAATATATAGATTTAAAAGAAACCAAAATTAGTGAAAAATATATTGAAATTATTAATTTTGAAGAATATTTTAAAAATAAATATGAAGAAATTTTTTCAAACAAACTAAATGATATTAAAAAGCAAAAAAATGCAAATATTGATAAAAAAATTCAAAAAATACAATATTTATTAGATAATTTAGAAGATGAAAAAAAATTAGAAGAAAAAGCATTGTTTGAATATAAAAAAGGAGAAATCCTAAAGGCAAATTTATATAAAATAAAAGAATATGAACGCAACTTTTCTTTAGAAAATATTAATTTTAATTTAAAAAATTCCGCAAGTATTGAAATAAATTCAATTTTTAAAAATGCTAAAAAATTAAAGCAAAAAGCAAAAAATATTAATATAGAAAAAGAAAATTTACAAAATAAAATTAAAGAATTTGAATATACAAAAACCGCTATCAATCTTGCAAAAGATGAGTATTTTTTGCAAAGTTTTAAGCAAAAGAAAAATGATAAAAAAATAAATGAAAATATTTTAAATTTTTATTTAAATGAATATAAAATTAGCGTTGGGTTAAATGAAAATGCTAATATATGGCTTTTAAAGAATTCTAAAAAAGATGATATGTGGTTTCATCTTAAAGATTTAAAAGGAGCGCATGTGATTATCTCATCAAATAAACAAAAATATGATATTGATTTAATTTATCATGCTGCTAGTCTTTGTGCTTGCTATTCAGGCAAGAAAAATGGTAATTTTTTAGTAGATTTTACACAAAGAAAAAATGTAAAGATTATTGAAAAAGCATATGTTAATTATGTTAATTATGATACTATCAAGGTGTTTTTATGA
- a CDS encoding 3-isopropylmalate dehydratase large subunit, translating to MTLTEQIFANHINKEVKANDIVDCPIDMVIGNDITTPISIKQFEKSKAQKLANPDGFAIVLDHYIPAKDILSANQAKISRDFAKKHNLKYLFDEKNMGIEHALLPENGLISPGDVIIGADSHTCTHGALGAFATGMGSTDLAYAMITGKNWFKIPSAIKVLFRGKLQEYVYGKDLILEIIRILGVDGALYKSLEFFGIEELDMDSRFSLCNMAIEAGAKNGICAVDDVTKDFLKNVDLKRKMVEVKADENAKYERILEIDLDKLSPVVAHPFLPSNGKSIEQTASMKIKIDQAFIGSCTNGRLSDLRIAASILKGKKVHKDVRMIITPATTKIALQAQKEGLMDIFAEAGCVVSNPTCGACLGGYMGILADNEKCISTTNRNFIGRMGARSSQVYLSNSAISAASAIKGYICSPNDL from the coding sequence ATGACTTTAACAGAACAAATTTTTGCAAATCATATAAATAAAGAAGTTAAGGCAAACGATATTGTTGATTGCCCTATAGATATGGTAATTGGTAATGATATAACCACTCCTATTTCTATTAAGCAATTTGAAAAAAGCAAGGCGCAAAAACTAGCTAATCCTGATGGTTTTGCAATAGTTTTAGACCACTACATTCCTGCAAAAGATATTTTAAGCGCAAATCAAGCAAAAATCAGTCGTGATTTTGCAAAAAAACATAACTTAAAATACTTATTTGATGAAAAAAATATGGGAATTGAACACGCTTTATTACCTGAAAATGGTCTTATTAGCCCTGGTGATGTGATAATTGGAGCTGATAGCCACACCTGTACTCACGGAGCGCTTGGCGCTTTTGCAACTGGAATGGGAAGCACTGATTTAGCATACGCTATGATTACTGGTAAAAATTGGTTTAAAATTCCAAGTGCAATTAAGGTGCTTTTTCGTGGAAAGTTGCAAGAATATGTTTATGGAAAAGATTTAATTTTAGAAATAATTAGAATTTTAGGCGTTGATGGTGCTTTATATAAATCTTTAGAATTTTTTGGCATAGAAGAACTTGATATGGATAGTCGCTTTTCACTTTGCAATATGGCTATTGAAGCTGGTGCTAAAAATGGAATTTGTGCAGTTGATGATGTAACAAAAGACTTTTTAAAAAATGTAGATTTAAAAAGAAAAATGGTAGAAGTAAAAGCTGATGAAAATGCAAAATATGAAAGAATTTTAGAAATTGACCTTGATAAATTAAGCCCTGTTGTAGCTCACCCGTTTTTACCAAGTAATGGTAAAAGTATTGAACAAACAGCAAGTATGAAAATAAAAATTGACCAAGCATTTATTGGCTCTTGTACAAATGGAAGACTTAGCGATTTAAGGATTGCTGCTAGTATTTTAAAAGGCAAAAAAGTACATAAAGATGTAAGAATGATTATTACACCTGCTACAACAAAAATAGCTCTACAAGCTCAAAAAGAAGGTTTGATGGATATTTTTGCTGAGGCTGGTTGTGTTGTTTCTAATCCAACTTGTGGTGCTTGTCTTGGTGGATATATGGGGATATTAGCTGATAATGAAAAATGTATTTCTACAACTAATCGTAATTTTATTGGAAGAATGGGTGCAAGAAGTTCGCAAGTTTATTTATCAAATAGTGCAATTTCGGCTGCTTCGGCTATAAAAGGCTATATTTGCTCACCAAATGATTTATAA
- a CDS encoding NTP transferase domain-containing protein: protein MIYKKNKKAFKNKLNAYAVILCGGKSSRMQKNKAFLQVKKENKNIFLYEWQKKRLEKIFKKVFISSKDIYTHNTIQDLQKDFHPLNALLSIKEYFKDYNKNTQIFIIAVDYICVNKNIIKKLYYKNAIAKDTKTHYLCGFYTLEELKLISNNSFYKIKDFATSCNKNTLKIKKRLANINHQFEILKKSKIIY from the coding sequence ATGATTTATAAAAAAAATAAAAAGGCATTTAAGAATAAATTAAATGCCTATGCGGTTATTTTATGTGGCGGTAAAAGCTCAAGAATGCAAAAAAATAAGGCTTTTTTACAAGTAAAAAAAGAAAATAAAAATATATTTCTTTATGAATGGCAAAAAAAAAGATTAGAAAAAATTTTTAAAAAAGTTTTTATAAGTTCAAAAGATATTTATACACACAATACTATTCAAGATTTACAAAAGGACTTTCATCCGCTTAATGCGCTTTTAAGCATCAAAGAATATTTTAAAGATTATAATAAAAACACACAAATTTTTATAATAGCAGTTGATTATATTTGTGTAAATAAAAATATTATTAAAAAACTTTACTATAAAAATGCCATTGCAAAAGATACAAAAACTCACTACTTATGCGGCTTTTACACTTTAGAAGAATTAAAACTTATATCAAATAATAGTTTTTACAAAATTAAAGATTTTGCTACAAGCTGTAATAAAAATACACTAAAAATTAAAAAAAGATTAGCCAATATAAATCATCAATTTGAAATCTTAAAAAAGTCAAAAATTATCTACTAA
- the upp gene encoding uracil phosphoribosyltransferase, producing MKVINNKLVLSYLAKIRDKNTSCKDFRTYIKKLSGFVIYEACEFLTCKKIQVNTPLMPCECEEIAEDIVIVPILRAALGMSDIALDLLENASVGFLGIQRNESTLEPEFFFEKFPQNVDKKTAIIIDPMFATGGSAIAAVNKLKSYGVKKIIFASIIATPIAAQRMKQAHPDVHLITACMDEGLNEYGYIIPGLGDAGDRIFNTIKK from the coding sequence ATGAAGGTAATTAATAATAAACTCGTTTTAAGTTATCTAGCAAAAATTAGAGATAAAAATACAAGCTGCAAGGATTTTAGAACTTATATTAAAAAATTAAGCGGTTTTGTAATTTATGAAGCTTGTGAGTTTTTAACTTGCAAAAAAATACAAGTAAATACGCCTTTAATGCCTTGTGAATGCGAAGAAATTGCTGAAGATATCGTTATTGTACCAATTTTAAGAGCAGCGCTTGGTATGAGCGATATAGCGCTTGATTTGTTAGAGAATGCTAGTGTTGGTTTTTTAGGTATTCAAAGAAATGAAAGTACGCTTGAGCCTGAATTCTTTTTTGAAAAATTTCCACAAAATGTTGATAAAAAAACAGCAATCATAATAGATCCTATGTTTGCAACCGGTGGTAGTGCTATTGCGGCGGTAAACAAACTTAAAAGCTATGGAGTAAAAAAGATTATTTTTGCAAGTATAATAGCAACTCCAATTGCAGCACAAAGAATGAAACAAGCACATCCTGATGTACATTTAATTACAGCTTGTATGGACGAGGGCTTAAATGAATATGGTTACATTATTCCTGGTTTAGGCGATGCAGGGGATAGAATTTTTAATACAATAAAAAAATAA